TATCATTAGCAGACTGCTTGCCTTTGATTTAACAGGTTGTATTCTTCACTGCTGTCATTTACTCCAGGCATAGCGGAAGAACAGTTCTATGCATTTGATACTGCAACATTTTACTACCTTTTATGCAGTACAGATTTAtaacaattacatttttagATTCATCAGTTATACCACGTTAAGTACATTTCTGgtgatgtttttaaacatgGTGCAACAAATCATGCAAGGATGTTCAAGGCAAGCCATGGAAATGGCACATACTAAAATCTCCTAATTAGGTCCCCACTCAGATCCAAATCTACAGTGGAAGCCTATAGCTGCAGCGAGCTCCATCTAAACAGTCTGaaaccagaaatatttgcaCCCTAGAATTAGCCTGCCTTCCCTGGCTCAAAAATTTTGGTATGTCTTAAGAAAATAaggatttgttttaatttcatggACACCACTGATTTCAATTAAATTGCTCCTGACTTATAGCtctaaaggaaagagacaaatTCAACAATCCTAGAACATTACAGCTATGAAAGGGGAAGTTTATTCTGGTGTTTAGACCTCTGAAAAGAACTCAAATCTGGGAAAGATCAAGGAGCCCTCTAAGCCTGCTAAGGTCATTTTGTCACTGTCTCCTCAGTTTcgagatatatatatatgtatatattgtatatatatatatattgtgtatatatataatatatattatatgtgtatatatgtatataatacatattgtatatatgtatatattaaaggCGATTCAAAGTATACCTTTTGGGAATGGCTGTATGCACATCGTTTCAGCTTCCCATCTTCAGGAACTACCTGGCTGCCTTGCAGGCTGTCCGAGCCAGCCCCTGGAGGTGTGCTCACTCTGCGGGCTTTGCATGGGTCAGGCTGGCTCTGGGCACCAGCACGACCAGTCTAGCAGTGAATGTGGCCTCAAGGCTGTCCTCCATATCCTGTGTAGGCACCATCAGTGCTCCTTCCTCAGCTTAGGGAAGAATCTAAGATTGATGGATGCAAAGCTGTGACTTTGAAATAGAAGCTTAGACCCAGCTGTGCTTGTTTGCTAACtgaacttttcctttctttgcagtAAAAGAGCAGTGACCGAGCATCAGCTCATGCATGACAAAGGGAGGGCATTTCAAGGGCTGAAGCGCCTGATGTGGCTCCACAATGCTCTAGGTAGTGTgcacacagccagcagcagggataTTTCACTTTCAGATGCCATGTGGGATTCACAGAAGAGCCAAGATACTTCAGATCTCTACGACAGCATCGGCAGAGATGAGGCTTCAAGCCTGATGAAGCAACTGCTTGAACTGATAGCAAATGAGCAAGGCTTCCCCCTGTTGAAGAAGATGGATTTGCTGCAGTATCTGAAGACCCCAAAGGGTAATTGGAACCCACAAGACATTTTTGACCTCCTTCAAATCAAAGAGCTGGTCAGAAAGGGAAATCCTATTATCCAGCCACAGAACTTTTCCCACTAGCCTCAGTCCAACTCAGTCTATCGCTTTAGACATGTGATATTGTAAGGAAAAACTCTAGTGCAAAGGtgaactgcaaaagaaaaatgttgcccGTTTGTTCCATTAATTATTCCTAAGTGTTGAACAGAGAGCCTTTTAAGGAACTGGGTTCCCTCCCTAGCAGGCAGTTTGAGTACTGTGATTGTGAGATGCGGTGATTTTTAACAGGCCAGAAATCTTCCTTTCTATACCAGGGTCCTGTCCGTCTGTTACCAGTATGTTAGGGCTGTGGCAGCTCTTTGTAGACCCAAAGCTACAGCCCAGGCATAGCAGGAAGTCTGATTCATTAATCTGCATGTTCACAGGCTCATTTGCAGTTCACTGTTTTGACTTCTAAGAAAGCAGTTATCTCCTAGTAAGATTGTCTTCTATTTCACACCTGCCTGAAgttctgcccctgctctgcagtAGTAAGACTCTCCTCACACTTTAGGtctaaatgtttatttttttcctgcttctccaTTGTTTAGAGTGTTCTAAGAATTCTCTTatctttcatgttttccttcaggGGGGCAAACTTTTGCCAGGCCACAGAGGCAGCTCATCCCACCATTCCCAGCCTAAGCACTAGACATTCACCTTCTTCTGCTGGTGAAAGAGATGAGAATCAGCTTCCAGATTCCATATTTGAGCCTTTAATTTGAAGACTTTCTACCTTTTCCCTGTCGTTGTGAAAACCCCTCTAAGAGCTCCCACAGCGTATTACATTTTCTGGgcagaaaaacaactttttgaTGCGACCTGCATTACCTGAAGGAGAAACAGATAGCACATGATTCTATTTTGCTATTCACCTTTAATGTCAAAGTGACCAGCTCTGCCTAAGCAAAGCAAGGACCAGTTTAACCGCAAAATCagtctttcagaaatgaaatctgtCAATTGCGTTACAAATATACCTGCATTTCCATTACATAGGGACTATACACACCATTTTAAATCTTGAAATTCCTCTGCTGCTGATGGACTTCAACTGCATGTGCAGAGGGTATTTCTCAGTGATAGATTCGAACCCCAAGAACTCCTTGATGTTGTCAATAATAAAAACCTTTTCaccctctgcttttttttttttttttggtagaaatgtaaataaaatgaaataatcttttGTTAATCTCCACACATTTGGGATGAATACGGAATCACCTTTCTTTCATTGTGCTGTTTCACAGAGCTCTCCCCATTAGATTCCCCAAGGCCAATCAAACCATTACTAAAATGGGTAATTTCAGATGTTAATGATAAAGCAAGGGTTGGGAGCAGAAGCAGGctcagagaaaaacagactgTACTGCCCAAATAACAGTTTTGTTGAGCTGGGCCGTGGCAGCCCTTTTTCCCCTGAACAAATCTCCAGACTGTTGGAGACTTCAGTCAGGCAATGACACCGAGACGACTTGACTTTGAAAAGCTCATAACTTCTGGGAAAAGGCCCTGTCCTGCCTGCCATACTCTGCAGGTCAGTCGACTTGCCCTCACGGATGTGCTTCCCTCAGCCCGCACGGCCACTTTCTGCGCCTGAGCTACAGGATGCCGAGGCCCTGGGATGCCAGCACCTATACCTGGTTATGCCTCACCGCTGCGGTCACCACATGGTGACGGAACGTATGGCACCCCTGAGGGGGCAAGGACACAGCAACCTTCCCTCCACCGCAGAGAAGCTGCAGGTTACGGTGCCTTTTGGCAGAGGCGGGAGGACGGGGCCTCCCGTGCCTGCATGAGCACTGCAGGCAGGCCACCACCTTATGGCTTGAAGCAGCCTTTCCTCTAGGCGGGCTCAAAGAACGACTTGAACCAGAATACGCGGATTTTATCGCCGCCCGCAGCTGGTAAAAGACAGCCCCCGGCCacggccccgccggccccgctcagGCGACAGCACCTCCCCGCCCCCACAGCGCAACGCGCAAGCGCCGGGGagctccgccccccccccccgagaccgCCGCGCGCCTGCGTCGTGGGCGGGGAGCGTGGGGCTGGCGGCAGCCCCCGCCCTTGGGcagcgggcggggcgggggggcggggccgggaggaTGGTGGCGCATGCGCGCTGCGCTAGGGGTCCCCGGAGCTCGGCCCGTCCGCGTCGCCgtcagggtgggggggcggcggcggagctggGGCGCTGCTCCCCGGGGGCGCGCGGTCCGTttggccccggccccgcccgccggccccgccccgccccgccccgccgtcGCTGTGCCGACGGCATCCTGCCGCCGCGTTCAGCGCCTCGCCACCCCCTTCCCGGGGGGCTCCGGTAAGCGCCGCCGCCTCGTCGGCCCACTGCTGCCATGCCGGTGCTCCGtgtccacccccccccccccccccggggcccttTGCCGCGGCGGCGGTGGGCAGCAGAGCGGCCGCACCCCGcccccgtcctccccccccGGGCTTCCGCCTccgatggggctgggggcgggcgAGCTGCGGGCCGGGGGCCCGGGTGCCCTCCGCGTcccgggccggcggcggccgcctcGTCCGCTCCCCGGTGCCGAGCCGCCGTCCGggagcgcccggccccgccgctctcCGCGGGTGCCGCCGAGCCCGCGGCACCTGTCTCGGCTCGGCGCTGCAGCCTCTCGCTCTCGCTCGTCTTCCCCGTCCGCGGGTGaggcccccgcagccccctcctgTCAGGTCGCCTCCGCGCTCTGTCCGCCGGCGGCAGCGGCTCCCCCTcggccgggcccggcgccgCCCCGGGCAACGTGGCCGAAGGGGCTcggaggcggggggggcgctTCGCAGCGGCGCGGCGGTGCCTTACAAGGGGCTGCGGAAAGTAAGCGGCAAAGGGTGGCTCGTGAAACGGTCCTGGCACCCCGGTACTGCAAAACGGGAGGCGTCCAACCTGCCTGGTAACGGTGACACAGCTCGGTCACCTCCCCGGCAGGTACGCTGCCGCCGGGGAAACTCGGCTGAGATGTAGATTTACGCTTCGAATCTTTGAACCGCAGTTGCGTTTTAGAAAGCAGAGTTAGGTTGTCAAATATGCCCTGAAGCTGTGCTGCCAGTTGCGAGGGGCACACTGACACATTTCTTGAGAGAATCCGGTTTGTAAATGTAGGGAACTTAAACTAGGTCTTCGGTGAGTGTGGATTGTTTGACTCCAGCTTGCTCAAAGGCAGCGACTGTGTTTTACTGGGTTTCTGTGTGAAGTCATTCAGTAAAAGGGAGAGTGCTTAAAATCCGCTGAatacctttttctccttcctcagttGTTCTGTTAGCAGGATGGCTTTCAGGGCTTTGAATCAGAATTTCAGGATTTTGAATCAGAATTTCATAGCCAAGGAGTTGGCAGGCAACTGCTGGATTTATTTCTGCAAGGGTCAAAGGGAGCTTCTGGATTGCGTAGATTGGTGTGATGTTCTGAACTTTCAGCGTTCATTGGAGAAAtgctgaaagagagaaaatattgggagaaataaacattttcagtggtgcctgAAATTGTGGTTTTTGAGGCATCGCGTTTCTTAAGCTTCCTTCCCTCTTACTCTCAGAtcaaaaatgttcaaaacaGGAAGCTTGacttgtaccttttttttttgcaagacttTTCCCTGTTTAGTCCTCGTTTGGGCAACTGGGCTGCCAGCATTTTGTTAAAATCGTAATTCTGGTCTCTGTGAATAAGCATCTCTTAACTGATTGTATCTCTTGTTTGAAGGTTATTTGTCATTTACTATGTCAAATGTTTCCTCcgtttttctttcctaatagCCATGGCAATGACAGGCCCAACACCGTGCTCATCCATGAGCAACCACACCAAGGAGCGAGTCACAATGACAAAGGTGACATTAGAAAACTTCTATAGCAATCTCATTGCACAGCATGAAGAACGGGAGATGAGGTAAAAATCTTTCTTGCTTCCATTCCTGGATATGAGCCAGACACACATACTAACTGCGTTTAGTTGTCTGGATCTGgagcaaaaatagaaaatctatGCTGAGCATGTACCTAAGCTCCTGAGATGGGTACCTGGCTGTGGCTTGGCATGAGCATCCAGAGGCAACTGCTGGATTTCTGAATCCCACGGTAATTTAGGCTGGAGTTTCTTCTGGAATAAATTGAAATGTGCTTGCAAATGCAAAAGTGATAGGACTGttatcaatttttattttattatttaaagtgTGTTTGATTATTTGACTAAGTAGAAACTAACCCTAAGATATGCTTGGCATCATTCAAATACAATTCTGAAGCTGAAAGCCAACATTTACAAGTGTTTGTCCCGCCTGTGTCTGTTCTGTTGCCTGTTCTCATTTTACGTACCTGGttgtaatatttaaaatcaattttataGCATCAGTTTCAGCTTGGGTTATAAACTGTCACTGAGTTGCCTGATAAGGGAAGGTAATCTGAAAGGCAATGAAAGATTGCTGTAAGAGCTGTCACCTAAGGCTTACTTCTTGTCTGAGTTAACAGAACCTATCACATCTCTCTAAATATATTGGCCAAAATATGCCAAGTAATTTATctgagaaatattatttttgttttcttttggctgGAACCCTCTGATTTGCTGAATACCCTCAAGCTGTAGCACTGGGACTTCTGGCATGCTCCCAGCTTGCCATGTAGTCTATAATCAGAATTTTCAAAAAGGTTCAGTGTTTATTTGACTGCAGACTTGCTGCCAAAAATCCAACTTGTTCCAAGAGGATTGCCTGCTAACTACAATAACTGCAGAAATGAGGAAgcaatttagaaataaatactaTCTTGTGTACatattttctccaaaatttCAAATTAATGAGAGCTTGAGGCCTAATCAAAACAGAAGATGTTACTGATTTAATTCCTTGCTTTGTCTTTGCATAgttcttgcttttttattatgaGTGTTAGTGTGTACTTCAAAAACCTCAATGAcagttttcttctaaaaatttgAACAAACGTACTAAGGtatacttcttttaaaaaataaaaaaaaagattgatgtATCTGTGGCTCTGCAATTTGGAGTTTAAATACTATTGATAAAATTTTCACTGAAGCACAGATAGGGCCTATTAAGGATGTTTAGGGGAATTTCAGCATCACTCAGTCATGCTGAGCTACTTAATTATGGGTGTTGCAGCAGCAGTCTTTTTTTGCTACTGGAATCACTGTTTTGAGTATGAAATTGGATGACTGGATACTTAAATAAAGGCAGAGCAATTTAAATGTGCCTGATTGTTGAAGCAATAGCTCAAAATATTATCACATCACAGCAGCTGTGTAGTGGCAGGAGACCGGAAGAGGATCTTGCAATGGATGACTTGCATAAAGACAGGGAATATTTTAGTACACTTGCAATGTTGTGCAAAACAATATGAGCAGGAGAGGAGTGGggggagcaaagaaaaaaacaaaaacacaaccccAATTGTTCTGGAGTTTCAGAGCTATTAATGTGATCATCACTGTTGGGAAAAAGTTCCCACAGGGTAATAATAACGTATGATCCCTTAAGGcatttccctctcttccccccatgaagttttatttcctttctttctttgctccCAAATAATTTCTGATCTTCTAGGTGGGAGAATATGTATTGATGTGTCCTTTTCCCAAATATTTCGAATATCTCAGGTATTATGAAATAGAGAGTAACATTTTGCATGTAATGCGTCTGAGGTGCTGAGAAATTCAGTACAGCTCCACAAAGCTGTTTAGATAGCTAATTGTCCCTGGAATAAGTGAGACCTTGGTGATTCAATATTTATTACGGCTTTGGCCTTAAGTGACTTATCCAGCTCTCAGAGAGACAGGAACTGGATCTATGTTCCTATACAATGAGAATACATACTTGATTAAGACGTGAAACtcaagggagatttagattattGAAATTAGAATGGTAAACTGGCTAGAATGGTAAAACAGTAACACTAGATTATTGAAGATTAGTCTTGTAAATGATATATAAAGGAGAATCAGATATACTGTTACTTGCTGGCATTACATCCTCCTTTCACAGCAAGCACAGCCCAAAGGTGTTGGATATGTgcatgtgattttaaaaaaaatgttaaaagattCAACTTTCTTCTAATTTGTCTCTTTTAGACAAAAGAAGCTAGAACAAATGATGGAAGAAGAAGGCTTAAAAGATGAAGAGGTAATTAATatgggaaaattattttaatggtttAGTAGTACAAGTGATTTGCTTATACACCTAGCATTTTTACTTGGAATTGCTTTGATCTGCATGGAGTCTAACTGCAGCCTTGTTATCTTTTCCATAAACTTTAGAAGAGAATCAGGAGGTCAGCACACgcacaaaaagaaacagaatttcttcGCCTTAAGAGAACAAGGCTTGGTTTGGAAGACTTTGAATCTTTAAAAGTAATAGGCAGAGGAGCATTTGGAGAGGTAAGTGTAGAAAAGATGACtacaagtattttcaaataacGCTGGTATTTGCCAAAATCTTATGTAGTTCACACAAGTGAAAGATAAATGTTGTAGGAACTGCAGAGTAGTTTTAGCTTAAGATGTGGTAACGTCTTTATGCCTACAAAATACTGGTTTAAAAACATTACATGCTTTAAAGGAACATTAATGCAGTTGAAAAGAACTTGATGGGCAACCTAAATACAAATTTGGCAGTGTACTTTCATTCTGATCTCCTGGGGCTGGTCTTCGAGAACAGAGGGGGCTGGAGGGTCACTTGCAATGCTCTGTTCTAGTGGCCTTTTTTGGAGAAAGTGGCTTTGGACCATCTAATTTAGGTGCGTGGTTGCTGAATGTCATCTCTGTTACGATGATTTAATCTCTTCCAGTTAAGAGAACTTGTTTGCCATTACCATATACTATGTAACGCTTTTTTGTTCTTATAGTCTGATAAGATTTCATGAAACAGAGGCCAAGGGCTTCCTACCCAAAACCGTGAAGATGTGTGGTGATAATACTTGGTTTGACTCAAATTTTTACATACTTTCTAGGTGCGACTTGTCCAGAAGAAAGATACGGGGCATGTTTATGCAATGAAAATACTCCGTAAAGCTGATATGCTTGAAAAAGAGCAGGTGAATAGCCACCTTAACTAGTGGTGCTACTGTCTGTGATTTAAGTGACTTTGGGAGGTAATTGTGATGTATGTGTAGAGAGGAGTAATGGGCATCTAGGTGTCTAGGTTTACTATCTAAAAAATTACatggattttttccccattttgtgTGGAGGAAATTGGACAGAAAATTGTTGTATGAACTCATAAGGACTGTCTTCTAGTGGGTTTGGTCAagccttttctgtttgcttatttattttattacgCCTTTCCATGTAACAATGCTAAAGTTTGAATATATAGTTTTCCAATAAATGGGATTATAGTAGTGGTGACAGgctataaataaatactgttgtATGTTGCTGAATGGTTGGAATAGCGTTTTAAAAACAACCTCTAATGCTGTGCTTAGTCCTCATGGAAGTTGCAATTGTAACTCTCTTCCAAGAGACTCTTCATACTGAAGCAAGGTAGGACTGAACCCAGTTTCTACTTGAAAGCATGGGGAAGCAGAGGAGTCTTCCGAAAACTAGGTCAGTCCTCAAATGAAATCAGATACATAAAGATGGTTGTATGTTCCTCCTCATCAGTTTGCGATGATACATCTGATGATACCTATATATGTAACAGTATGTTACATATGCTTTTACCATTACGTGTAGATGATTCAGTACAGACATCAAATAGGTGGTTTACTGTGTTTCTGATTTATGGAATCAGATATAAATATCAAAGTGGTATGGCAACTAGAATTCCGACTCAACTGATGTACATAAAGTaatggcattttctgtttttaaggctTATCTTTGCTAGTACTTGTGGGAATATTGTCTGACACAATCATTTCTTGTTCagcgctgggatgaatctgggAAGCACTCTGTGTGTTTCAAAAAATTAGGAACTGGTTTCCATTTCGGGAAGTACtcattcaaaaaaacaaacagcagtgtTCTCGCACAGGAACTTTACGCAGCGCTGCTAAATTAGTGCTTGAGTCTAAATCTGTTGGAGTAAGCTGAAGCTCTATCTTGAAGGATGAGTTAACTTTTTAGAATAGAGCTAGTTCTTGAGAGATCTAATTGTTAGaaattttcacaaaaatttaaattttcttcgTATAGGATTAAGCTGCTTATATAATAAACCATATGTTTCTCTTTCTGGATCTTCCCATGGTAATAAATTGTGTTTGGAGTGGTCTGTTATTTAACTAATTTCAAGACAAATGTTTTCATAGTATCACATGTACACTTCTGACTTGAAGACAACTTAGATGCTGTAAGagttgaaagaataaaaatgtaaatgtaggTTATCTTTCTGTATAGAATCTTGTTGTTCAGGCTGGTAGTTTAAATTTCTCTAGCTTgatttcttgctttaaaaaatgaggtTTGTGCATTCTTGCCCTTCTATATACGTTAACGTATGGCAGCAGAAGTCTAACAAGAAATATAGAAGTTATTCAAGTGTGAATGAAGGCAAAAGCCCCTGTAAACTTTCCA
The sequence above is a segment of the Anser cygnoides isolate HZ-2024a breed goose chromosome 25, Taihu_goose_T2T_genome, whole genome shotgun sequence genome. Coding sequences within it:
- the LOC125181055 gene encoding parathyroid hormone 4-like, encoding MFLPQRSLQMVTFLAIIFFACFATSQDTENKRAVTEHQLMHDKGRAFQGLKRLMWLHNALGSVHTASSRDISLSDAMWDSQKSQDTSDLYDSIGRDEASSLMKQLLELIANEQGFPLLKKMDLLQYLKTPKGNWNPQDIFDLLQIKELVRKGNPIIQPQNFSH